In Myxococcales bacterium, the following proteins share a genomic window:
- a CDS encoding alpha/beta fold hydrolase produces the protein MPFTLGEPRISFETQGEDGPPVLLIMGLGMRGVVWEAQINDLSRDHRVVWFDNRGIGASEHAPTRYSVAHAADDAVRVLDTLGWDHAHVVGVSFGGMIAQELALRHHERLRSLVLIATHAGGPMGMVPTARGLRLFLRAHLGDRQRAMMSLLYPQEFVDSIDREALMARMAVQANQQPRQSVMRQLYAAARHDTRRRLARIAAPTLVMKPTQDILVRPMHSDRLATGIPGAKLHELQGGGHGAIFQCQAEVNAAIRAHVAAHADNPPRLTST, from the coding sequence GTGCCATTCACGCTGGGCGAGCCGCGCATCTCTTTCGAAACTCAGGGCGAAGACGGGCCACCTGTGCTCCTCATCATGGGTTTGGGCATGCGCGGCGTGGTATGGGAGGCGCAAATCAATGATCTGTCGCGCGACCATCGCGTGGTGTGGTTTGACAATCGCGGCATCGGCGCCAGCGAGCATGCGCCGACCAGGTATAGCGTCGCCCACGCCGCCGACGATGCCGTACGCGTCCTCGACACCCTCGGCTGGGATCACGCGCACGTCGTAGGGGTCAGCTTTGGCGGCATGATCGCCCAGGAGTTGGCGCTGCGGCATCACGAGCGCCTGCGCTCGCTCGTGCTCATCGCCACCCACGCAGGCGGGCCCATGGGCATGGTTCCGACCGCGCGCGGCTTACGCTTGTTCTTGCGCGCCCACCTGGGCGATCGCCAGCGCGCGATGATGTCGCTGCTCTATCCGCAGGAATTTGTCGACTCGATCGATCGCGAGGCGCTGATGGCGCGCATGGCCGTGCAAGCCAACCAGCAGCCGCGCCAGAGCGTCATGCGCCAGCTTTATGCGGCGGCGAGGCACGATACGCGGCGACGCTTGGCGCGCATTGCGGCGCCGACGTTGGTTATGAAACCGACGCAAGATATCCTGGTGCGGCCGATGCATTCAGATCGCCTCGCGACGGGCATTCCGGGCGCCAAGCTGCATGAGCTTCAAGGCGGCGGCCATGGCGCGATTTTTCAGTGCCAAGCCGAGGTCAACGCCGCGATTCGCGCCCACGTCGCCGCCCACGCCGACAATCCGCCTCGCCTAACTTCGA
- a CDS encoding PH domain-containing protein, with product MKKCPFCAEEIQPDAIKCRYCQSSLTPGGGAAADATSPPAAAPFAGSASRSPGHPERRMIYDGSPSAAAYLMQYASIIIGTLVATVLFNWIAGRTDATDKNHVLLIALPLLVGVLAFFAMWLFRRSIRFRVTSTNIEFERGILSKNIDVLELWRCRDVRYRQSLTDRMLGIAHIDIFTTDVTTPQIEMIGLPASRQLFEQIRDSIELQRQSHNIYGVVS from the coding sequence ATGAAGAAATGTCCGTTTTGCGCCGAGGAAATTCAACCCGACGCCATCAAGTGTCGGTACTGCCAATCATCGTTGACCCCTGGTGGTGGCGCGGCGGCTGACGCGACATCGCCACCGGCGGCAGCACCATTCGCAGGATCCGCGAGTCGCTCACCCGGTCACCCCGAGCGACGCATGATCTACGATGGAAGCCCCTCGGCAGCGGCGTATCTCATGCAGTACGCGTCGATCATTATCGGCACCCTCGTCGCAACCGTGTTGTTTAATTGGATCGCCGGCCGCACCGACGCCACCGATAAGAATCACGTCCTGCTCATCGCCTTGCCGCTCCTAGTCGGTGTGCTCGCGTTTTTCGCGATGTGGCTATTTCGTCGCTCGATTCGCTTTCGCGTCACCTCGACCAACATCGAGTTCGAGCGCGGCATTCTGTCGAAAAACATCGACGTGCTGGAGCTGTGGCGTTGCCGCGATGTGCGCTATCGCCAGAGCCTCACCGACCGCATGCTCGGCATCGCCCATATTGATATTTTCACGACCGATGTCACCACGCCGCAGATCGAGATGATCGGGCTGCCGGCCTCGCGCCAGCTATTTGAGCAGATCCGCGACAGCATCGAGCTGCAGCGCCAGTCTCATAATATCTATGGCGTTGTGAGCTAG
- a CDS encoding serine/threonine protein kinase, with protein MARPTKTQQKLDLIGVSFGNYVATRKLGEGGMGAVFLAAHPHIGKKVAVKVLHATYSDSEDVVKRFFDEAKAVNDIGHSNIVDISDFGLLDHPEYGRLYYFIMEYLDGLTLKQLTRRDGRLPPARVLGIASQIADALAASHRAHIIHRDLKPDNIILQERDGRADIVKILDFGIAKLSGDNNSSQTRAGIVLGTPAYMSPEQCEGKGRIDHRTDIYSLGIVMYEMVAGRVPFTAETYGDVLIQHLTRTPERPSLHNPQLPPAIEAVILKALEKRPDNRYPNMTEFAAAINDPAGYVNRYGGLHEFTHTPIPGISSPSRPMAATMMASPGQAAGVAPPPMPPSDPTTMSSGAGQLAAVKSSSGSSGLLTAMVVLLALGGGGYAAYWMSERGKQAELAGAALSGGDADAEAQGHGTPVPAPDAGAVVPDAALANPPLDAAALVNDAAVHPATITLTISSKPKGAKVKLGGKLLGVTNATFEVPWSDAAQELVIESNGYVDYRESLTPTANIMIKAQLSAKPKNGSTKPKCKPGDGETVDVFADDNCVK; from the coding sequence ATGGCTAGACCGACCAAAACCCAGCAGAAACTCGACTTAATTGGGGTTTCTTTTGGCAATTACGTCGCCACCCGCAAGCTGGGCGAAGGCGGCATGGGCGCCGTGTTTCTCGCGGCGCATCCGCATATCGGCAAGAAGGTCGCGGTCAAGGTCTTGCACGCGACGTATTCGGACTCCGAAGACGTCGTCAAGCGCTTTTTTGATGAGGCCAAGGCGGTCAACGACATCGGCCATTCCAACATCGTCGATATCAGCGACTTCGGCCTGCTCGATCACCCAGAATATGGCCGGCTGTACTACTTCATCATGGAGTACCTCGACGGCCTCACGCTCAAGCAGCTGACCCGTCGCGATGGCCGTCTGCCGCCGGCCCGCGTGCTGGGCATCGCGTCGCAAATCGCCGACGCTCTGGCCGCGTCGCACCGCGCCCACATTATTCATCGGGACTTAAAGCCCGACAACATCATCTTGCAGGAACGCGACGGCCGCGCCGACATCGTCAAGATCTTAGACTTCGGCATCGCGAAGCTATCAGGTGACAACAATAGCAGCCAGACCCGCGCCGGCATCGTGCTCGGCACGCCCGCCTATATGTCGCCCGAGCAATGCGAAGGCAAAGGCCGCATTGATCACCGCACCGATATCTATTCGCTGGGCATCGTCATGTACGAAATGGTCGCGGGGCGCGTGCCGTTTACCGCGGAAACCTACGGCGACGTCCTGATCCAGCATCTCACGCGCACGCCCGAGCGCCCATCGCTGCATAACCCGCAGCTGCCGCCGGCGATCGAAGCGGTTATTCTCAAGGCGCTCGAAAAACGCCCTGACAATCGCTACCCCAACATGACCGAGTTTGCCGCCGCCATCAACGATCCGGCGGGCTACGTCAACCGCTACGGCGGCCTGCACGAGTTCACGCACACGCCGATTCCCGGCATTAGCTCGCCATCGCGCCCTATGGCCGCTACCATGATGGCATCGCCTGGCCAAGCCGCCGGCGTGGCGCCACCGCCAATGCCGCCCAGCGACCCAACCACGATGAGCAGCGGCGCGGGCCAACTCGCGGCCGTCAAGTCATCGTCAGGTTCGAGCGGCCTGCTCACGGCGATGGTGGTGCTGCTCGCGCTAGGCGGCGGTGGCTACGCGGCATATTGGATGTCCGAGCGGGGCAAGCAAGCCGAACTCGCGGGCGCGGCGCTGAGCGGTGGCGACGCAGACGCGGAGGCTCAAGGCCATGGCACGCCGGTGCCGGCACCGGATGCTGGCGCTGTCGTGCCCGACGCGGCGCTGGCTAATCCACCGCTAGATGCCGCGGCGCTTGTAAACGATGCGGCCGTGCACCCCGCAACGATCACGCTAACAATCTCTAGCAAGCCCAAAGGCGCCAAGGTCAAACTCGGCGGCAAGTTGCTTGGCGTCACCAACGCGACCTTCGAAGTGCCATGGTCAGATGCGGCGCAAGAGCTCGTCATCGAGAGCAACGGCTATGTAGATTATCGCGAATCGCTGACCCCGACCGCTAACATCATGATCAAGGCACAGCTCAGCGCCAAGCCCAAAAACGGCAGCACCAAGCCCAAATGTAAGCCGGGCGATGGCGAAACCGTAGATGTGTTCGCCGACGACAATTGCGTTAAGTAA
- the tig gene encoding trigger factor encodes MQLRLEDVSPVEKKLVVEVPWDTVSARLGTAYKEIGKDAHLRGFRPGKAPRAVLEQVYGRRVDADVATTLLEESFYRAISEHKLEAVAPPRFDAAPSKIVKGQPLAFAAIIEVKGSFEPQGYKGLEIERRKVVVTDEQVDKAIEQLRRDATELLPIEGRDVLAATDVVALEIKGTVGENTVDHKQFVVELDNAEREAIPGLHAALVGLPLATKDKVLDLQVPADHEDPQMRGQAAHLTFSVVEARAKQMPALDDEFAKDTGKGQTLAELKAAVRAELVAKETEVVNREARRLALRALVKQNPIAVANTLVDRAIAAQYRRLQQMFGMQASALGAMGDKLKAEMRPGAIDEVRGELLIDAIAAKETIAITDEEIENRLQAVAVERNTTAARVRAELERDGRMDNVTHSIRHDKTLDLLVTHAKITEVDKLTQDAGPDLGDAPIADGHDDHAKHDHAGSGHDHGGHVHGPGCNH; translated from the coding sequence ATGCAACTGCGCCTTGAAGATGTTTCACCCGTTGAAAAGAAGCTCGTCGTCGAGGTGCCCTGGGACACCGTGAGTGCGCGCCTGGGCACCGCCTACAAGGAAATCGGCAAGGACGCGCACCTGCGCGGCTTTCGCCCCGGCAAGGCGCCGCGCGCGGTGCTCGAGCAAGTTTACGGCCGCCGCGTCGATGCCGACGTCGCGACGACGCTGCTCGAAGAGTCGTTTTACCGCGCCATCTCCGAGCACAAGCTCGAGGCCGTCGCGCCACCGCGTTTTGATGCGGCACCGAGCAAGATCGTCAAGGGGCAGCCGCTGGCCTTCGCCGCGATCATCGAGGTCAAGGGCAGCTTCGAGCCGCAAGGCTACAAGGGCCTCGAAATCGAGCGCCGCAAGGTGGTCGTCACCGACGAACAAGTCGACAAGGCGATCGAGCAATTGCGCCGCGACGCCACCGAGCTCTTGCCCATCGAAGGCCGCGACGTGCTCGCCGCCACCGACGTCGTTGCGCTCGAGATCAAAGGCACGGTTGGCGAGAATACCGTCGATCACAAGCAGTTTGTGGTCGAGCTCGATAACGCCGAGCGCGAGGCAATTCCAGGCCTGCACGCCGCGCTGGTCGGCCTGCCGCTTGCCACCAAAGACAAGGTGCTTGACCTGCAAGTGCCTGCCGATCACGAAGACCCGCAGATGCGTGGACAAGCGGCCCATCTCACCTTCTCGGTGGTTGAGGCGCGCGCCAAGCAAATGCCGGCCCTCGACGACGAATTTGCCAAGGACACCGGCAAGGGCCAGACGTTGGCCGAACTCAAGGCCGCCGTGCGCGCCGAGTTGGTCGCCAAGGAAACCGAGGTTGTGAACCGCGAAGCCCGTCGGCTGGCGCTGCGCGCGCTCGTGAAGCAAAACCCGATCGCCGTTGCCAACACGCTCGTCGATCGCGCGATCGCGGCGCAATATCGCCGCCTCCAGCAGATGTTTGGCATGCAGGCCAGCGCGCTTGGCGCGATGGGCGACAAGCTCAAGGCCGAGATGCGGCCCGGCGCCATCGATGAAGTGCGCGGCGAGTTGTTGATCGACGCTATCGCGGCCAAAGAAACCATCGCCATCACCGACGAAGAAATCGAAAATCGGCTGCAAGCGGTGGCGGTTGAACGCAATACCACGGCGGCTCGCGTGCGCGCCGAGCTCGAGCGCGACGGACGCATGGATAACGTCACCCATTCCATTCGCCACGACAAGACGCTCGATCTCTTGGTGACCCATGCCAAGATCACCGAGGTCGACAAATTGACGCAAGACGCGGGCCCTGACCTAGGGGACGCGCCGATCGCCGACGGTCATGACGACCACGCAAAGCACGACCATGCCGGCAGTGGGCACGACCATGGCGGCCACGTGCACGGCCCCGGCTGCAACCACTAG
- a CDS encoding D-alanyl-D-alanine carboxypeptidase, producing MHAMWGHVVLVMAALLSGESIASAKPSTKAATNATAPDVRSSAFWVMDAKTGATIAGRGADEARPIASTSKVFVALVVRQRGLKLDDWTTISQSDADRAKGGARTRLYVDEQYTNHDLLRAMLIASDNRAPSALGRAVGLTDAQLIAAVNAYAKKMGLTRTHFTDTSGLLGNTSTPRELALALREALKDPVLAKIMTTQETKVTAKTGKVVVYRNTNRTLFSSRYPVLGGKTGYTDLAGHCFVIAARIGGRDVVMSFLGGFGKLTRFADFSRVATWMEQRKLTGPSVGAPVKASDATKSSSKGSPGKGELGKRKPAARAAVN from the coding sequence ATGCACGCCATGTGGGGACATGTCGTATTGGTGATGGCTGCGCTGCTCTCGGGGGAGAGCATCGCCAGCGCCAAACCCAGTACAAAAGCCGCAACCAACGCCACCGCGCCGGACGTGCGCTCGTCGGCGTTTTGGGTAATGGATGCCAAGACGGGGGCGACGATCGCCGGCCGCGGGGCAGATGAGGCGCGGCCCATTGCCTCGACATCCAAGGTGTTTGTGGCGCTAGTTGTGCGGCAGCGCGGCCTTAAGCTCGACGACTGGACTACCATTTCGCAGAGCGACGCCGACCGTGCCAAGGGCGGCGCGCGCACTAGGCTGTACGTCGACGAGCAGTACACCAATCATGACCTGCTGCGGGCCATGCTGATCGCGTCGGATAACCGCGCCCCCAGCGCCCTAGGCCGCGCCGTCGGCCTGACCGACGCGCAATTGATTGCGGCCGTAAACGCTTATGCCAAGAAGATGGGCCTGACGCGCACGCATTTTACGGATACGTCGGGGCTGCTAGGCAATACCTCAACCCCGCGTGAGCTGGCGTTAGCGTTGCGCGAGGCGCTCAAGGATCCGGTACTCGCAAAAATTATGACCACGCAGGAAACCAAGGTCACGGCCAAGACCGGCAAGGTGGTCGTGTATCGCAATACTAACCGCACCCTGTTTTCGTCGCGTTATCCGGTGCTTGGCGGCAAGACCGGCTACACCGACCTGGCGGGGCACTGCTTCGTGATTGCGGCGCGAATCGGCGGCCGCGACGTGGTGATGTCGTTTCTTGGCGGCTTTGGCAAGTTGACGCGCTTTGCCGATTTTTCGCGGGTGGCGACGTGGATGGAGCAGCGCAAGCTGACGGGGCCATCAGTGGGGGCGCCGGTCAAGGCAAGCGACGCCACGAAGTCTTCATCCAAGGGTTCGCCTGGCAAAGGCGAGCTCGGCAAGCGCAAGCCTGCCGCCCGCGCAGCCGTTAACTAG
- a CDS encoding VWA domain-containing protein, translating to MVKTSLVVGAGLVSIISIMAVCAQAQPAPEPRPAPGPIARAPSRPLTIAASGGTCAEGVASNSGQAGNFAGGRMVASLSHPYVLAGEPSLYAAIDLSTDAIVGEKRPALSLAIVIDRSGSMSGDKIVQARAAAKGIISRLNEGDAVSLVQYDDTAEVVVPLIAMTDAGKKRLAAAIDNISDRGGTNLHGGMVLGRDQIAGAIKSGNVNRVILLSDGLANVGVTDPSVIASVAGTAADRGIRITTVGVGDDYNEDLMETIAESGRGAYYYVQRAADLESVFAREISSLSGTIASNVELTLEPLCAGVAIEEIYGYAAKRDGNRFTISLPDLFGNDSRKAVIRFSNSAQTRAAVKATLRFKHARTGAAHSVTSVLTYDITSNTAQVDGAVNRDVMAKVEQAETAKSIREAMVAYEKGNAEEARKMIATQKATTQQRASKYGYDKDSRVQELEASAEKLDDAIQAAPAAASDEGKAMRKASKAAAGAMSKQN from the coding sequence ATGGTGAAAACATCGTTGGTAGTTGGCGCGGGTTTGGTCTCAATCATCTCAATCATGGCGGTATGCGCGCAGGCACAGCCCGCGCCGGAGCCGAGGCCAGCGCCGGGCCCAATCGCTCGCGCCCCCTCGCGCCCGCTAACCATCGCCGCGTCGGGCGGTACCTGCGCCGAGGGCGTCGCCTCAAATTCCGGCCAGGCCGGCAACTTCGCCGGCGGCCGCATGGTCGCCTCGCTCTCACACCCATACGTCCTAGCCGGCGAGCCATCGCTGTACGCCGCCATCGACCTATCAACCGACGCCATCGTCGGCGAAAAGCGGCCGGCGCTCTCGCTCGCCATCGTCATTGATCGCTCCGGCTCCATGTCGGGCGACAAGATCGTCCAGGCCCGCGCCGCTGCCAAGGGCATCATCTCGCGCCTAAACGAGGGCGACGCCGTTTCGCTGGTGCAATACGACGACACCGCCGAGGTCGTGGTGCCGCTCATCGCGATGACCGACGCCGGCAAGAAACGCCTTGCCGCCGCGATCGACAACATCTCCGACCGCGGTGGCACCAACCTGCACGGCGGCATGGTGCTCGGGCGCGACCAAATCGCCGGCGCGATCAAATCTGGCAACGTCAACCGCGTCATCTTGCTCTCGGACGGCCTCGCCAACGTCGGCGTCACCGACCCGTCGGTCATCGCCAGCGTCGCCGGCACCGCCGCCGACCGCGGCATCCGCATCACCACCGTCGGCGTTGGCGACGACTACAACGAAGACCTCATGGAAACCATCGCCGAGTCAGGCCGTGGTGCTTACTATTATGTGCAACGCGCTGCCGACCTCGAATCCGTCTTCGCCCGCGAAATCAGCTCGCTCTCTGGCACCATCGCCAGCAACGTCGAACTCACGCTTGAGCCACTTTGCGCCGGCGTCGCGATCGAAGAAATCTACGGCTATGCCGCCAAGCGCGACGGCAACCGCTTCACGATTTCGCTCCCCGACCTCTTTGGCAACGACAGCCGCAAGGCAGTAATTCGCTTTAGCAACAGCGCGCAAACCCGCGCCGCGGTCAAAGCCACCCTGCGCTTCAAGCACGCTCGCACCGGCGCCGCGCATAGCGTGACCTCTGTCCTCACCTACGACATCACCAGCAATACCGCGCAGGTCGACGGCGCCGTCAACCGCGACGTCATGGCTAAGGTCGAGCAAGCCGAAACCGCCAAGAGCATCCGCGAAGCCATGGTCGCCTACGAGAAAGGCAACGCCGAAGAGGCTCGCAAGATGATCGCGACGCAAAAAGCGACAACCCAGCAACGCGCCAGCAAGTACGGCTACGACAAAGACTCGCGCGTGCAGGAGCTCGAGGCCTCCGCCGAAAAGCTAGACGACGCCATCCAGGCCGCACCGGCCGCCGCTTCCGACGAGGGCAAGGCGATGCGCAAGGCTTCTAAAGCCGCAGCCGGCGCCATGTCGAAGCAAAACTAG